AGGCTTAATAAAGGAAGTTGCCAGCACCAGAGACAAGCTCAAACAAGAACTGATGAATGCACTGGGGGGCAAAGCCTGATGAAGCTAAAGACGTTCTTTGATAACTTCGGATTGATGGCGGATGCCCCCAATGGTGTTCAGAAACTACGAGAAATGGTTTTACAACTCGCTGTTCAAGGCAAATTAGTTCCGCAAGACCCGAAAGATGAGCCTGTATCGGTTTTGCTTGAAAAAATAAAGGCTGAAAGAGAACGGTTGATTAAAGAAGGAAAAATCAAGAAATATAAGCCTTTGCCACAGATTAAATCTGGCGAAATACATTATGATTTACCTGATAGTTGGGAGTGGGTAAGATTGGGGGATGTGGCCAATTATGGCGAAGGCGGCAAAGTCAGTTCAAATGATATTCCAGAAGATGCTTGGCTTCTTGATCTTGCTGACATTGAAAAGGATACATCCCGTATCGTTCAGCGTGTGAAATTCAAGGATCGAATATCCAAGAGCACTAAAGCAGAATTTCAAAAAGGTGATGTTTTATACGGTAAACTGCGTCCATACCTCAACAAGGTAGTAGTTGCGGATGACAATGGTTTTTGCACAACAGAAATTATTCCTATCAGAGGGTACTCAGGAGTTTTTCCGAAATATTTAATGTACTCACTGAGAAGTCCCAGATTCCTTGATTATGTAGATTCAAAAACATATGGCACAAAAATGCCCCGTTTGGGTACGGAGGATGCTAACAATTCTTTGTTTCCATTGCCCCCAACGAACGAACAAAAACGAATTGTAGCCAAAGTTGACGAGCTAATGGCTTTGTGTGATGAACTGGAAGCCCGTAAACAGCAGGTCAGCATAAACTGCATCCAGCTTAACGAAGCTTCAGCCCACAAACTTCTTACTGCCCGTGAACCCAAGAAATTCAGTAACCACTGGCAACGAATATGCGATAACTTTGACCTGCTTTACAGCAAGCCGGAGAATGTGAACAAGTTGCGCCAAGCCATTCTTCAACTCGCTGTTCAGGGCAAACTTGTTCCACAAGACCCGAAAGAGGAGCCTGCATCGGTTATGCTTGAAAATATAAAGGCTGAAAAAGAAATCAAGAAGGGTAAGCCACTATCGCCAATTGACCCAGATGAGATTCCACACATATTACCAGACAGCTGGGAATGGGTACGAGTTGAAGACATTACGGATGCAAGACACCCTATTTCCTATGGCGTATTAAAACCCGGAGAGCATGATCCAAATGGAATTCCTCTTGTGAAAAGTCAACACATCAATAAACTACAAATTATTGGTTCCATAGATTTCAAGATTACTCCTGAATTGGATGCAAAATATAAAAGGACAAAAATTAAGGGGGGCGAATTGCTCCTCAACCTCGTTGGTGCGAGCATAGGAAGATGTGCAATAGCACCCGAATGGCTAAAAAAAGCGAATGTTTCAAGAGCAGTGGCTGTCATCACTTTAGTACAGAATTTAAATAGAAGATTTTTCCTGTATGTGTTAACCAACTTTTTTTCACTGGAAAATATATCAAAACTGAGTTCCGGTAGCGCCCAGCCGGTACTAAATCTAAGCAGAATCAAGCATTTGATTTTGCCACTACCTCCAGTCAGCGAACAAAAACGCATCGTTGCAAAAGTTGACGAGTTAATGGCCCTCTGTGATGAACTGGAAACCAACGTATCTCAATCACAAACGGATTGTGACAAATTAATGGAAGCAGTTGCCGCTGAAATATTGGCGGCATAGCCGTAAAATTTTGTCCAGATTCTTGTCAACCTAACCCACTCAAAGCCCAAGTCAAAACCCCATAAAGAAAAAAGGCGGTTCGCCAGAACCGCCTGTATTTCTTTTATGTCTGCTAAAGATAAAAAAGGGATTTTATAGCCGTTTCTTGGTAAAGGCCCTGCCGGAAGGGCTTTTTAAATATACTTCAAAATCAAGGGCCTTTTGGCGATCCGTGAAGGCAATGGCCGTTTTGATCCGCCAAGGTTTATATTTTGATGTGTGGGGATTATGCCCGCGGTTATGGGATTTGAGACGGGACTCGATGTCTTCAGTAAAACCGACATAGAATCGATTCGGGCTCTTTTCCGATTCTAATATATAGGTGTAATAAAACTTCATTCGGGAATTTCGTCGCGGCATACCCGATTTCATTAAAAGAATTAAGTCTCGACAAATCCGCTACTTATTCAAGGAAAGGCTGGCGTGCCGAGTCGTAGTTCGAAACGATGATTACGAAAGGGATGTTTTTTGCCCGCCTTCGCTTTCAGCTACGGCGCGGCAGTCTCCTTTCTCAACTTCGTTTCGAACGGAGACTGGTCGGGGCGAGAGGATTTGAACCTCCGACCTCCTGCTCCCAAAGCAGGCGCGCTTCCAGGCTGCGCCACGCCCCGACAGTAACCCGGATTTTTGTCTTGCTTGGATGAGGAAATATCTAACACGCTTTAGTTTAACCTGCAAGTCCAACCCGAAAATTTCGTGAAAAATGACAAAGAATTCTTAATATTCATTTGGTTATGAAATATTCAAGCTAACCCGGATTTCTCCCAAGTCAGAGGGGTGCAGGAACAAGGCATTTCAGTCCGAAGACGTAATATTTTACTTCGAGGGCTGAATAACGCAGTTCCTGTGTTGCTATGGCTTGTGAGAAACCGGGTTAGCGGACTTTTTGAAAGAAATCCTCAATAGCGTTGCCGATTCCTTTGGCAATTTTGGCCAAGGTTTCGATGTCACGCAATGCTTTCTCTTCGGCCGGATTGGTAATGTAGCCGATTTCGATGACGATTGCCGGCATGTCCGCCCCTTCCAGAACCATCAGCGGAGCCCCTTGAACCTTGCTTTCAATAAAGATCATCTGTTCGCTGAGGCGTTTGCGGATTAATTCAGCCAGAACGCTGCTGGTGGTCTTGTGCCGGTTTTGAATTTTGTTCCAGGGTATCTGGGTGCTGGGTTTTAGCGGTTTTGAGTATTCGGGATCCAGCGTCAAGGCCGAGCCTGTCGGTTCTTTGAAATAATAGAGGGTCATCCCGCTGGCCTGATGAAAAAAACTCCCTCCCGCGTGCAGGCTGATAAACAGGTCGGCGTCCTCATGGTTGGCTACGGCGGTTCGGTCGGGAACATCCAACCGGTAGTCATCGGTGCGCGTCAAAATTACCTTATGTTTGTTGCCGAGTTCAACAGCAAGCATGCGGGCTAGATTAAGCGTTACATCTTTTTCTAACGTGCCGTCCGGGCCTTTAGCCCCCTGATCATCGCCCCCATGTCCGGGATCAAGTACAATAACATACTGATAATCATCGACAATCGGATTCTTTGCATTTCCTTCGAAAGCCAAAGTGGCTGCCGGCACAATTGCATAACACAGGACCATCAGATAAAATGTAATGGCATACTGTTTGCAATAAGGTGACATATTAAAGGATTTGCTCAATTTTCTTGACACCCCGGGGGTTTGATAATATCTTTGGCCTAAATTGAGCGTTTCAAGTTCGGCAAACTCGAAAATCGCTCAACTCGGGTTTGAATTTGATTTTCAGTGAACTTTAATATATTTAGCCATATTGTCAAGCTGCAGTTTTAAGCTTTTTCCGAGCAGCTTTTTTTGATGCCGAAAATACCTGTTCGCCAAAAGAATTGAAGCTCCCTGAAGCCATGCTAAAACGGGATTTTCGTTTTGCGACGACATGCTAAGGGGAAGGCGCCCTCGCTATTGCAGCTCAAGAACAAAAAACCGGATATTGATATGCGAGAGTGGCGGAACTGGTAGACGCACTGGACTTAGGATCCAGCTCTGGAGACAGGGTGGGAGTTCGAGTCTCCCCTCTCGCACTTATCATAAAGTCGCTTCACGATTTTATTATTAGAAAGGAATGCCATGCACGTTACGGTTGAAGATGTAAGCCCTGTTAAGAAGATACTTCATATCGAGATTCCCGAAGAAGCGGTCGCCCGGGAGCTTGACAATGCTTACAAAAAGCTTAAGAAAACAGCGAAAATCAGGGGATTTCGCCCTGGAAAAGCACCCCGTTCGGTTTTGGAGCGGTTGTTTAAAAGGGATATTCATGGTGATGTTACTTCCAGGTTGCTCCAGGATTCCTTTGTGGAGGCGATCAAGGAGAAAGACCTTGCTGTTGTGGGACAACCAAAAATCGATCCGCCCGAACTTAAAGAAAAAGGACCGTATAAATATGAAGCCGCGATTGAAGTAAAGCCGGACATCGGGGAAATTGATTTCAAAGGGATACCGCTGAAAAAGACGCGCTATACGGTCAGTGATGAAGAAATCAATACGCAGCTTAAATTGCTCCAGAAAAATCTGGCCAAGCAGGAGCCTATTGCCGCAGATCGGCCGGTTCGGGAAAACGATTTTGTCCTCATCGATTACGAGGGGTTTAAAGATGGACAGCCCCTTGCCGAAACCCAAAAGACTGAAAATTACACCATGAAAATCGGTGCCGGGCGCATTCTAAAGGCTTTCGACGAACAATTGATCGGCATGAAACCGGGCGAAAACCGCCAGGTTCAGGTCCAATTTCCTGAAGACTATTTCAATGCCAAGCTGGCAAACCTAAATATCACGTTTCAGGTCACCCTCCATGAAATCCGGGAAGAGAAACTTCCTGCAATCGATGATGAATTTGCAAAACAGCTTGGCAAGCATGATAATCTGGATGAACTGAAAAAGACGATAACCGACCACCTCAAGCAGGGTTATGACAAGCGGATGGAACATGAGCTGAATGAACAAGTTTTTAAAGCGCTGATCGCCAAAACAGAGTTTGAACTGCCGGAATCGATGGTCGAATATGAACTGGAAGGAATCGTCGAGGAAGCCGAAAGATCTTTTAAGTACTATAATCAGTCCCTTAAAGACGTAGGGCTTACCAGGGAGGGGCTTTTTGAAAAATACCGGGAAACCGCCGAAAAGCAGGTCCGGCGCCATCTGATATTGGGCCAAATCATCAAGCAGCAAAATCTGATCCTTGCGGATGAAGACCTGGAAAACGGCTACAATGAGATATCTGCCAGCCTGAATCAGCCGGTGGAGAATATCCGCCGCTTCTATCAGCAGAATGAGGATAAGCTTGAAGTTTTTAAACACACCCTCCTTGAAAAAGACGCTATTAAGCTTATAATTAAAAATAGCACCATCGAAGAGGTGGAACCTGAAAAAGCGCCGCAGCCTGAAAAAAAGGAAGACGGCCAAAAATAATATTAAAAGGAGGCTCATCCGTGCCACTAGTACCCATCGTCATAGAGCAAAGCAGCCGGGGTGAACGCGCCTATGATATCTACTCAAGACTCCTTAAGGACAGGATCGTTTTCCTGGGTTCGGCCCTGAATGATGAAGTTGCGAACCTGATCATCGCACAGTTTTTATTTCTTGAATCCGAAGATCCTGACAAGGATATTAATTTTTACATCAACTCACCCGGTGGTATCGTTACCTCGGGATTGGCTGTATACGATACCATGCAATACATTAAACCGGACATTTCTACCGTATGCATCGGTCAGGCCGCCAGCATGGGCGCACTCCTGCTGACTGCCGGCACCAAAGGCAAGCGCTATGCCCTTCCCAATGGAAGGATTCTGATCCATCAGCCCATGGGCGGTTTTCAGGGCCAAGCTTCCGATATTGCCATTCAAGCCAAAGAAATTTTGCGAATGAAAGAAACCCTGAATAATATCCTGGTGCTGCATACGGGTAAGGAATTAAAACAAATACAGAATGATACGGACCGTGACTTCTTCATGACCGGTGAAGATGCCAAGGCATACGGACTTATCGATCATGTCATCGTCAACCGGGACGATTTTGACAAAATAGAAAAGGCGGGAAGCTAAAATGACTAAAAAAAGTGACGCCAGCGACAACCTCTTCTGCTCATTCTGCGGTAAAAATCAGAAAGATGTCCAGAAACTGATCGC
This DNA window, taken from Candidatus Desulfatibia profunda, encodes the following:
- a CDS encoding restriction endonuclease subunit S, giving the protein MKLKTFFDNFGLMADAPNGVQKLREMVLQLAVQGKLVPQDPKDEPVSVLLEKIKAERERLIKEGKIKKYKPLPQIKSGEIHYDLPDSWEWVRLGDVANYGEGGKVSSNDIPEDAWLLDLADIEKDTSRIVQRVKFKDRISKSTKAEFQKGDVLYGKLRPYLNKVVVADDNGFCTTEIIPIRGYSGVFPKYLMYSLRSPRFLDYVDSKTYGTKMPRLGTEDANNSLFPLPPTNEQKRIVAKVDELMALCDELEARKQQVSINCIQLNEASAHKLLTAREPKKFSNHWQRICDNFDLLYSKPENVNKLRQAILQLAVQGKLVPQDPKEEPASVMLENIKAEKEIKKGKPLSPIDPDEIPHILPDSWEWVRVEDITDARHPISYGVLKPGEHDPNGIPLVKSQHINKLQIIGSIDFKITPELDAKYKRTKIKGGELLLNLVGASIGRCAIAPEWLKKANVSRAVAVITLVQNLNRRFFLYVLTNFFSLENISKLSSGSAQPVLNLSRIKHLILPLPPVSEQKRIVAKVDELMALCDELETNVSQSQTDCDKLMEAVAAEILAA
- a CDS encoding N-acetylmuramoyl-L-alanine amidase, whose product is MSPYCKQYAITFYLMVLCYAIVPAATLAFEGNAKNPIVDDYQYVIVLDPGHGGDDQGAKGPDGTLEKDVTLNLARMLAVELGNKHKVILTRTDDYRLDVPDRTAVANHEDADLFISLHAGGSFFHQASGMTLYYFKEPTGSALTLDPEYSKPLKPSTQIPWNKIQNRHKTTSSVLAELIRKRLSEQMIFIESKVQGAPLMVLEGADMPAIVIEIGYITNPAEEKALRDIETLAKIAKGIGNAIEDFFQKVR
- a CDS encoding GIY-YIG nuclease family protein, translating into MKFYYTYILESEKSPNRFYVGFTEDIESRLKSHNRGHNPHTSKYKPWRIKTAIAFTDRQKALDFEVYLKSPSGRAFTKKRL
- the clpP gene encoding ATP-dependent Clp endopeptidase proteolytic subunit ClpP, whose product is MPLVPIVIEQSSRGERAYDIYSRLLKDRIVFLGSALNDEVANLIIAQFLFLESEDPDKDINFYINSPGGIVTSGLAVYDTMQYIKPDISTVCIGQAASMGALLLTAGTKGKRYALPNGRILIHQPMGGFQGQASDIAIQAKEILRMKETLNNILVLHTGKELKQIQNDTDRDFFMTGEDAKAYGLIDHVIVNRDDFDKIEKAGS
- the tig gene encoding trigger factor codes for the protein MHVTVEDVSPVKKILHIEIPEEAVARELDNAYKKLKKTAKIRGFRPGKAPRSVLERLFKRDIHGDVTSRLLQDSFVEAIKEKDLAVVGQPKIDPPELKEKGPYKYEAAIEVKPDIGEIDFKGIPLKKTRYTVSDEEINTQLKLLQKNLAKQEPIAADRPVRENDFVLIDYEGFKDGQPLAETQKTENYTMKIGAGRILKAFDEQLIGMKPGENRQVQVQFPEDYFNAKLANLNITFQVTLHEIREEKLPAIDDEFAKQLGKHDNLDELKKTITDHLKQGYDKRMEHELNEQVFKALIAKTEFELPESMVEYELEGIVEEAERSFKYYNQSLKDVGLTREGLFEKYRETAEKQVRRHLILGQIIKQQNLILADEDLENGYNEISASLNQPVENIRRFYQQNEDKLEVFKHTLLEKDAIKLIIKNSTIEEVEPEKAPQPEKKEDGQK